A single Lactuca sativa cultivar Salinas chromosome 8, Lsat_Salinas_v11, whole genome shotgun sequence DNA region contains:
- the LOC111893309 gene encoding ubiquitin-conjugating enzyme E2 7 has protein sequence MASPSQASLLLQKQLKDLCKNPVDGFSAGLVDESNLFEWSVTIIGPPDTLYDGGFFNAIMTFPQNYPNSPPTVRFTSEVWHPNVYPDGKVCISILHPPGDDPNGYELASERWTPVHTVESIVLSIISMLSSPNDESPANVEAAKEWRDRRDEFRKKVGRCVRKSQELM, from the exons ATGGCTTCTCCATCTCAAGCAAGTCTCCTTCTTCAGAAACAGCTTAAAG ATCTCTGTAAAAACCCTGTTGATGGATTCTCCGCGGGTCTCGTCGATGAAAGCAATCTTTTTGAATGGAGTGTCACGATAATCGGGCCACCTGATACATTATA TGATGGAGGTTTTTTCAATGCTATAATGACCTTCCCACAAAATTACCCTAATAGTCCTCCAACAGTAAGATTTACCTCAGAGGTTTGGCATCCAAATG TTTACCCTGATGGCAAGGTTTGTATTTCAATTCTTCATCCCCCTGGTGATGATCCTAATGGCTATGAGCTTGCAAGTGAACGCTGGACACCTGTCCATACG GTAGAGAGCATAGTTTTAAGCATTATATCAATGCTCTCAAGTCCAAATGACGAGTCTCCTGCTAATGTGGAAGCTGCG AAAGAATGGAGAGACAGAAGGGATGAATTCAGGAAGAAAGTTGGTCGATGTGTGAGAAAATCACAAGAACTTATGTGA